Below is a genomic region from Bradyrhizobium sp. 1(2017).
GCGCAGGATCCGGCTTCGGCTCCGCCGCGAGCAGGTCGCGCGTATAGGGATGTTTCGGGGTCTTGAAGACCTGCTCGACCGGCCCCTGCTCGACGATCTCGCCGTTTTTCATGACGCAGACGGTGTCGGCGATGCGGCGCACGATGCCGAGATCGTGGGTGATGAAGAGCAGGCTCATGCCGAGCCGCGAACGGATCTCGGCGAGCAGCGCCAGGATCTGCGCCTGCACGGTGACGTCGAGCGCCGTGGTCGGCTCGTCCGCGATCAAGAGGTCCGGCTCGTTGGCGAGCGCCATCGCGATCATCACCCGCTGGCGCTGGCCGCCGGAGAGCTGGTGCGGATAGCTGTTCAGCCGCGTCTCGGGCTCGGGGATGCCGACCTGGGTCAAAAGCTCCAGCGTCCGCTTGCGCGCCTGCGCATTGCTGGTCGGATTGTGCAGCTGGATGATCTCGCCGATCTGCGCCTCGATCGTGTGCAGCGGATTGAGCGAGGTCATCGGCTCCTGGAAGATGATGGAGATGTCGCTGCCGCGAATCTCCCGCATCTGCTGCTCCGACCTATCGATCAGCTCCTGTCCCTTGAAGCGGATGCTTCCCGAGGGATGCGAGGCGTTCGGATAGGGTAACAGCTTCAGGATCGAGAGCGCGCTGACCGACTTGCCGGAGCCGGACTCGCCAACCAGCGCGACGCATTCGCCGCGCTTGATCTGGAACGAGACCTTGTCGACCGCGAGCGTGGTGCCGCCGCCCTGATGGAAGGCCACCGAGAGATCGCGCACGGCAAGCAGAGGCTGGTTGATCGCGTCCATCACGCCCTCACCTGAAAGTCTTGCGCGGATCGAAGGCGTCGCGCACGGCCTCGCCGATGAAGATCAGGAGCGACAGCATGATCGCGACCGAGAAGAAGCCGGAGAAGCCGAGCCAGGGTGCCTGCACATTGGATTTGGCCTGGGACAGCAATTCGCCCAGCGAAGGCGATCCCGGCGGCAGGCCGAAGCCCAGGAAATCGAGCGCCGTCAGCGTCATCACCGAGCTCGACAGGATGAAGGGCAGGAAAGTCATGGTCGCGACCATCGCATTCGGCAGCAGGTGGCGGAACATGATGACCTGATTGGAGACGCCGAGCGCGCGCGCCGCCTGAATGTATTCGAAATTGCGCCCGCGCAGGAACTCGGCCCGCACCAGACCGACCAGCGAGACCCAGGAGAACAGCAACAGGATGCCGAGCAGCACGAAGAAGCCGGGGACGAGCACCGAGGACAGGATCAGGAGAAGATAGAGCGAGGGGATGGCTGTCCAGATCTCGATGAAGCGCTGGAAGATGAGATCGACCCACCCGCCGAAATAGCCCTGCACCGCACCGGCCGCGATGCCGATGACGGACGAGACGATGGTGAGGCAGAGGCCGAACAGCACCGAGATGCGGAAGCCGTAGATCAGCCGCGCCACCACGTCACGGCCCTGATCATCGGTGCCGAGCCAGTTGTATTCGAGGTCGCGGCAGCTCTTCAGCCCCTTCTTCTCCACCACCGGCTTGCATTGCTTCTCGGTCAGCATCCAGGTCGGCGGCGACGGCGCCGGCGTCGGCAGATCGAGATTGTGGGTGTCGTAGGAATAGCGGATCAGCGGCCAGACGATGCTGCCGCCCTTGTCCTTGATCAGCTTCTGCAAGTACGGGTCGCGATAGTCGGCGGCCGTTTCGAAATCGCCGCCGAAGGTCGTCTCCGAATAGGTCACGAAGGCGGGCCAATAGAGATGGCCGTCGAACTTGATCAGGAAAGGCCGGTCGTTGGCGATCAGCTCGGCGAACAGCGAGACCACGAACAGGGCGATGAAGATCCAGAACGACCAGTAGCCGCGCCGGTTCGCCTTGAAGTTCTGCCAGCGCCGCTTGTTGAGCGGCGATGGGGCGAACGGCTTGCGCGTGATCGGCACGGCATCGCCGAGCGGCGACTTCGCCGTGGTCTCGATCGGCGTCGGCGCGGTCAACGTCATCAGACCTCCCGCGCCTCGAAATCGATCCGGGGGTCGATCCACATGTAAGTCAGGTCGGAGATCAGGTTGATCACGAGGCCGACCAGCGAGAAGATGTAGAGCGTGCCGAACACCACGGGATAGTCACGGTTGAGCACGCTCTCGAAGCTGAGCAGCCCCAGCCCGTCCAGCGAGAAGATGGTCTCGATCAGCAGCGAGCCCGAGAAGAAGGCGTGGATGAAAGTCCCGGGAAAGCCGGCGATCACGATCAGCATCGCATTACGGAAGACATGACCGTAAAGCACCCGGCCCTCGCTGCAGCCCTTGGCGCGTGCGGTCATGACGTATTGCTTGCGGATCTCGTCCAGGAACGAGTTCTTGGTCAGGAACGTCATGGTGGTGAACGCCCCCAACCCCATGGCGATCAGCGGCAGCGTCAGGTGCCAGAAATAATCGATGATCTTCCAGTACCAGGGAAACTGCGACCACCCGTCCGAGGTCAGCCCCCGCAGCGGGAACCAGTTGAAGAAGGAGCCGCCGGCGAACAGGATGATCAGAAGGATGGCGAACAGGAAGCCGGGAATGGCATAGCCGAGCACGAGAACCGTCGATGTCCAGGTGTCGAAGCGCGTGCCGTCCTTCACCGCCTTGCGGATGCCGAGCGGGATCGAGATCAGATAGGTGATGAGAGTCAGCCAGATCCCGAGCGAGATCGAGACCGGCAGCTTTTCCTTGATCAGCTGGATCACGCTGACGTCGCGGAAATAGCTCTTGCCGAAATCGAAGCGCGCGAAATTCCACACCATCAGGAGAAAGCGTTCCGGCGCCGGCTTGTCGAAGCCGAACTGCGCCTCCAGCTTCTTGATGAAATCAGGATCGAGCCCCTGCGCGCCGCGATATTTCGAGTTGACGGCATCGCCGCCGGCGCCAACCTGCCCCGGTGCGCGCTGCGCGAAATCGCCACCGCCCGAAATGCGCGACGAGCCGCCGGTGTCGGCGCCCGAAAGCTGCGCGATCACGCGCTCGACCGGGCCGCCCGGCGCAAATTGCACGACGACAAAGGACACGAAGAGGATCCCCAGCAGCGTCGGGATCATCAGGAGGAGGCGGCGGGCGATATAGGCACTCATGATTATTTCGCCTGCTCGAGCTTGGCGGCCTTGGCGGGTTCATGCCACCAGATGTCGGGCGCGCCGACGCCGTTGGCATAACGCGGCAGCTTCTGCGGACGACCGAACTGATCCCAATAAGCCAGCCGATGCGTCTTGTTGTACCATTGCGGCACCCAATAGCGGCCGGACCGGAACAGGCGATCGAACGCGCGGCAGGCGACGGTCAGCTCTTCGCGGCTGTCCGCCGCCATGATCTTTTCGATCATGGCGTCGATGGCCGGACTGGCAATGCCTGCGAGATTGTAGGAGCCCTTGGTCGCCGCAACCTGCGAAGAGAAGAACGAGCGCATGGCATCGCCGGGCGTCGCCGACATGCTGAAGCGCTGGATCGTCATGTCGAAGTCGAAGTCATCCTGGCGCGCCCGGTACTGCACGGCATCAACGAGGCGTATGTTGGCTTCGATGCCGAGCGTCGCGAGATTCTTGATGTAGGGCGCGTGATGCGGCTGGAACGACGGCTCGTCCAACAGGAACTCGATCCTGAACAGCTCGCCGTTCGGGAGCGTCCGCTTGCCGTCCTTGATCGGCACGCCGGCCTCGTTCAGCAGTTGCTGCGCCTTGCGCAACAGGCTGCGGTCCTGGCCCGATCCGTCCGTGACCGGCGGCGCGAACGGTGCGGTGAAAACGTCGTCGGGAACCTGGCCGCGAAACGGCTCCAGCAGCTTCAGCTCTTCCGGTGAAGGCGGCGCATCGCCTGCCATCAGGTCCGAGTTCTGGAACGGCGATACCGTACGGGCATAGGCACCGTACATGATGGACTTGTTGGTCCACTCGAAATCGAAGGCATTGATCAAGGCCTCACGCACGCGCGGGTCCTTGAACTTGTCGCGCCTCGTATTGATGAACCAGCCTTGCGCACCGGAAGGGGTATCGTCGGGCACCACTTCCATCTTGACGCGGCCGTCCTTGACGGCCGGGAAATCATAGCGCGTCGCCCAGATGCGCGAGGTGAATTCCTCCCGGTAGAGATAATTCTTGCCGGTGAACCCCTCGAAGGCGACGTCGCGGTCGCGATAGAACTCATAGCGCACGACATCGAAATTGTAGCTGCCGCGGCAAGCCGGCAGATCGGCGGCCCACCAGTCCTTGACCCGTTCGAACTCGATGTAGCGATTGACCTCGAACCTGCCGACCTTGTACGGGCCGGACCCGAGCGGAATTTCCAGCGTCGATTCGTCGAACGGCCGCGACGCGTAATACGCTTTCGAGAAGATCGGCAATCCGGCGACATAGAGCGGCACGTCGCGGGCGCGCCCCTTGGCAAAGGTGACGACGAGCGTCGCATCGTCGATCGCTTCCGCGCTCACAAAGTCGCGCATCTGCACGATGATCAGCGGGTGGCCCTTGGCTTTCAGCGTCGTCAGCGAGAATGCCGCGTCGTGCGCGGTGAGCTTGGTGCCGTCGTGAAATTTCGCCTCCGGCCGCATCGTGAAGCGATAGACCAGCCTGTCCGGCGATATCTGCACGGATTTGGCCGCAAGCCCGTACATCGCGTCGGGCTCGTCGCTGGCACGCACCATCAGCGGCGAAAACGTCATGTCCATGCCTTGCGCGCCGTCGCCCTTCAGGATGAAGGCGTTGAGCGAGTTGAAGGTCTGGTACGACTGGTTATGCGATTTGGTCGACGGGATCAGCGAGAACGTGCCGCCCTTCGGCGCAGCCGGATTGACGTAGTCGAAATGGCGAAAATCGGGAGGGTATTTGAGATCGCCGAACGCGGAGATGCCGTGGGCCTCGGCCCCCGCTTCCGATGCCCGCGCGCCGCGCAGCAGCGGCGCGCCAATGGACGTGCCGAGGACGGCGCCGACACCCAGGGCCAACACATGCCGGCGTGAAAGCTGCGCCATGCGCAAAGGCTCCCTCAAGAGCGTTTTCCGATGCGGGCGGCCTTCTCAGTGTCGTACCACCACAACGTCGGCAGGCCGGACCGCCCGTATTTCGGCATTGGCTCGGCGTGGCTGAAGCGATCCCATCGGGCGTAGCGCGCAAACGGATAGGTGAACTGAGGCACCACGTAGAAATTCCAGAGCAGAACGCGATCGAGCGCGCGGGTCGCAGCGACGAGACCGGCGCGATCCTTGGCGAAGATCACCTTTTCGATCAAGGCATCTACGGCCGGGTTCTTGATGCCGATAGTGTTGCGCGCCCCGGGCACGTCGGCGGTCTGGGAGCCCCAGTATTCGCGCTGCTCGTTGCCCGGCGAGAGCGACTGGCCCCATTGATCGATGATCATGTCGAAGTCGAAGCTGCGCAATCGGTTTTGGTACTGCGCATCATCAACCGTACGAACCGACGTATTGACGCCGATCCGCTCCAGCGAAGGCTTGTAGAACAGCGCGATCCGCTCGGATGAGGGATCCTGCACGAGGATTTCGACGGTGAGAACCTTGCCCGAGGCGTCCACCAGCTTGTGATCGCGCACCTCGAACCCGGCCTCTTTCAGCAGCTTGGCCGCTTCGCGCAGATTGGCGCGCACCGCCTCCGGACTGCCGCCGACCGGATTCTTGTAAGGCGTGGTGAAGACTTCCGGCGGCACCTTGTCCTTTACGGTTTCGAGGATCTGCAATTCCTCACCCTGGGGCAGACCGGTCGCGGCAAGATCCGTACCTTCGAAATAGCTGTTGATGCGCTTGTACTGACCGAAGAACAGCTGCTTGTTCATCTCCTCGAAATCGAAGGCATAGTTGAAAGCGCGCCGCACTCGCGCGTCCTTGAATTGGGGACGTCTGGTGTTGACCACGAAGGCCTGCATGCGGCCGGAATCGTTGATCGGAAACTCTTCCTTGATCACCCGCTTCTCCGCCACGGCGGGGAAGTCGTAGCCCGTCGCCCATTGCTTGGCGGAATTTTCCGCGATCCAGTCGGCCTGGTCGGCCTTGAAGGCTTCCAGCGCCACGGTGTTGTCGCGGAAGAACTCGTAGCGCAGCTCGTCGAAATTGTTGATGCCGATCTGACTGGGCAGATTGGCTCCCCAATGATCTTTCACCCGCTCGAGCTTGATCGACCGTCCCGCCACGAATTCCTTGATCCGGTACGGACCGGACCCGAGCGGCATCTCCAGTGTGGTCGAACTGATATCGCGCTTGCGGCCCTGCGCGTCGGTGCCTTCCCACCAATGCTTAGGCAGCACGGTCAATTCGCCGACGATGGTCGGCAATTCGCGGTTGCCCGGCCCGTCGAAGCTGAACTTGATGTCGCGTTCGCCGACCTTCTCCACTTTGGTCACGTGGCGATAGTAGGACGCGTACATCGGGCTCTGCTGCTTCAACGTCTCCAGCGAGAAGATCACGTCCTCGGGCGTCACCGGCTTGCCGTCATGCCAGCGGGCTTCCTTGCGCAAGCGATAGATCACCCAGGAAAAATCGTCCGGATGTTGTGCGGCCTCGGCAAGTTCGCCGTACTCGGTCGCCACCTCGTCCGAGGAGCGCGTCATCAGCGTTTCGTAGATCATCGCCGAGGCTGGAGCGAGGGAGCCTTTGATGCCGGCGACCGCGAGGTTGAAATTGTCGAAGGTGCCGATCGAGATCAGGCGGGCGACGC
It encodes:
- a CDS encoding ABC transporter permease, yielding MTLTAPTPIETTAKSPLGDAVPITRKPFAPSPLNKRRWQNFKANRRGYWSFWIFIALFVVSLFAELIANDRPFLIKFDGHLYWPAFVTYSETTFGGDFETAADYRDPYLQKLIKDKGGSIVWPLIRYSYDTHNLDLPTPAPSPPTWMLTEKQCKPVVEKKGLKSCRDLEYNWLGTDDQGRDVVARLIYGFRISVLFGLCLTIVSSVIGIAAGAVQGYFGGWVDLIFQRFIEIWTAIPSLYLLLILSSVLVPGFFVLLGILLLFSWVSLVGLVRAEFLRGRNFEYIQAARALGVSNQVIMFRHLLPNAMVATMTFLPFILSSSVMTLTALDFLGFGLPPGSPSLGELLSQAKSNVQAPWLGFSGFFSVAIMLSLLIFIGEAVRDAFDPRKTFR
- a CDS encoding microcin C ABC transporter permease YejB; its protein translation is MSAYIARRLLLMIPTLLGILFVSFVVVQFAPGGPVERVIAQLSGADTGGSSRISGGGDFAQRAPGQVGAGGDAVNSKYRGAQGLDPDFIKKLEAQFGFDKPAPERFLLMVWNFARFDFGKSYFRDVSVIQLIKEKLPVSISLGIWLTLITYLISIPLGIRKAVKDGTRFDTWTSTVLVLGYAIPGFLFAILLIILFAGGSFFNWFPLRGLTSDGWSQFPWYWKIIDYFWHLTLPLIAMGLGAFTTMTFLTKNSFLDEIRKQYVMTARAKGCSEGRVLYGHVFRNAMLIVIAGFPGTFIHAFFSGSLLIETIFSLDGLGLLSFESVLNRDYPVVFGTLYIFSLVGLVINLISDLTYMWIDPRIDFEAREV
- a CDS encoding extracellular solute-binding protein translates to MAQLSRRHVLALGVGAVLGTSIGAPLLRGARASEAGAEAHGISAFGDLKYPPDFRHFDYVNPAAPKGGTFSLIPSTKSHNQSYQTFNSLNAFILKGDGAQGMDMTFSPLMVRASDEPDAMYGLAAKSVQISPDRLVYRFTMRPEAKFHDGTKLTAHDAAFSLTTLKAKGHPLIIVQMRDFVSAEAIDDATLVVTFAKGRARDVPLYVAGLPIFSKAYYASRPFDESTLEIPLGSGPYKVGRFEVNRYIEFERVKDWWAADLPACRGSYNFDVVRYEFYRDRDVAFEGFTGKNYLYREEFTSRIWATRYDFPAVKDGRVKMEVVPDDTPSGAQGWFINTRRDKFKDPRVREALINAFDFEWTNKSIMYGAYARTVSPFQNSDLMAGDAPPSPEELKLLEPFRGQVPDDVFTAPFAPPVTDGSGQDRSLLRKAQQLLNEAGVPIKDGKRTLPNGELFRIEFLLDEPSFQPHHAPYIKNLATLGIEANIRLVDAVQYRARQDDFDFDMTIQRFSMSATPGDAMRSFFSSQVAATKGSYNLAGIASPAIDAMIEKIMAADSREELTVACRAFDRLFRSGRYWVPQWYNKTHRLAYWDQFGRPQKLPRYANGVGAPDIWWHEPAKAAKLEQAK
- a CDS encoding extracellular solute-binding protein, with amino-acid sequence MAITRRDLLLTGTAVAALPALGSVSGVSLIGTARAQSANELPWRHALSLFGDIKYPADFKRFDYVNPDAPKGGVARLISIGTFDNFNLAVAGIKGSLAPASAMIYETLMTRSSDEVATEYGELAEAAQHPDDFSWVIYRLRKEARWHDGKPVTPEDVIFSLETLKQQSPMYASYYRHVTKVEKVGERDIKFSFDGPGNRELPTIVGELTVLPKHWWEGTDAQGRKRDISSTTLEMPLGSGPYRIKEFVAGRSIKLERVKDHWGANLPSQIGINNFDELRYEFFRDNTVALEAFKADQADWIAENSAKQWATGYDFPAVAEKRVIKEEFPINDSGRMQAFVVNTRRPQFKDARVRRAFNYAFDFEEMNKQLFFGQYKRINSYFEGTDLAATGLPQGEELQILETVKDKVPPEVFTTPYKNPVGGSPEAVRANLREAAKLLKEAGFEVRDHKLVDASGKVLTVEILVQDPSSERIALFYKPSLERIGVNTSVRTVDDAQYQNRLRSFDFDMIIDQWGQSLSPGNEQREYWGSQTADVPGARNTIGIKNPAVDALIEKVIFAKDRAGLVAATRALDRVLLWNFYVVPQFTYPFARYARWDRFSHAEPMPKYGRSGLPTLWWYDTEKAARIGKRS